The DNA sequence TCGCGATCTTCGAGTATCTTGCAAACCAGTCCTATGTGCGGTGACTTGATCGTTTGGAAATGCTGACCATCGTAGTGAACCACACCCCCGTCTGTACCGAGCCAGAGGCGTCCTCGCGAATCCTCGAACAGACAACGGATGCGATTGTTCGGCAAGCCATCTTCAATCGTGAAGGCCTGAAAGTTGCTACCATCAAAGCAAGCCAGACCACCCTGAGTAGCGATCCACAGGTTTCCCTGATGGTCTTCCAAAAGATCGGTGACCCTATCGTCTATCAGCCCATCTTCAAGTCCATAAAATTTGAGCCCATCTTTGGGATGCCAGCGCGCGAAGCCCTTGTCGGTGTCGGAGAAATTATGGTAGGCCAGATGGAACCAGACCTCGCCCGTGCGTCCGACAATCACAGTACCGATGCGACTAATGTAACTGAAAGCATCTTTTTTTTCTTTCTCCACAAAAATGGTTTGGAACTGCTCTCCCTGCTGGTAAATGAGCTTTAATGGACTGATAAGAAAATCTTCTCTATTTATTGGCGTGCCGCTTTCCCAATGACCAAAAAGGAATTGTCCCTGCGCGTCCTGGGTAATTGTGCTGATACTCTTTTCGCCTAAGCCTGTCGCTATTTCCGTTTTTTCTATTTTTTGTCCATCGTAGCGGAACAGGCCAGTGCCGCCGCCAAACCATAAATACCCCTCATGGTCCTCGTAGATAGAAAGACAGTTGTCGATAGCAAAGTCTTGCTCGGGGCCTAAGAATGCAAAATCCTTACCATCAAAACGGGCGACTCTTTTGCCCAGAGAAGCCAGAATGGGAGAACTATACCCAATCCATATATCACCACGACTGTCTTGCACAAGCTGCGAGATCTCGCACGGCTCTATGTCTTTGGGAAACACCTTATCAGGGTCAAAAACGCTGATACTATGCGCATCGTAAAGCCCAACGCCACTCCAGGTGGCGAACCAAAACTGATCCTCGCCATCCTGAAACACAGCTTTGACTGCGGGATGCAAGCCATCGACAAGGGGAAACCTGCTGAATCTATTACCGTCCTGATACAGTACTCCCTCTGAGGTACAGAACCATATTCGCCCTTCCCGATCACACTGAATTTTGCGTAGCCACCCCCCCAAATCTACCTGAACAGACTGGAAATTGCCATCGGCATAGCACCAGAGTTCATCTCGATTTTCGAACCGACCGATCCACACTTTGCCGGTATGGTCCCTATCCAAAACATAGGCGACCGCATCTTTGGGAAAACCCTCTTTCTCATCATAGCGGTAAAAGGATTGCCCATCAAAGCGGATGAGGTAGTCAAAGCCAAACCACAGGTGGCCTTCCATATCCTGGGTGATACCCCAACAAAAAGAAACCTTAGGAGAGGGAGGCTGCTCGTAGCGCTGGAGGTAGAGCGGGATCATGTCGTGGAAAGCAGTGCCATCGTAATATCCCAGAGTACTCTTGCCACCGAACCATATACGTCCCTCACTGTCTTCGTAGATGCACTGCACGGATCGGCCTGCAATGCCATCGTCCTTCAAATGGTGAAAATTTGCCTCGTCGTACCAGCATACGCCCTTTGATGTACCGAACCACAACCGATCACGACTGTCCTTTTGAACAAAAAAAGTCCGGTCACTACAAAGACCGTCTCGTTCGGTAAAATTTCGGAACTCGTCTCCATCAAATCGGCTGGCACCGTTGTCCCAGGTGGCGAACCAGAGACAACCCTCACTATCTTGCGCAATGTGTTCAATGCGCATCCCGGCCAGGCCGCTATCCAGAGAATACGTCTGCCAGGTGCCCGTGCGGTCAAGTGGTTTGGTCATGGAAAGAACCTTGTGATATGGGTAAAAAATTGTATCTCACATTTGCAAAGGAAAACATAATTATTGAATCTCACACTTGCAAACAAAAAAGGACGTACTATAGTCTCAAGACCATAGTACGTCTTATATAAGACCATATAAGGTCTTATGCAAAAGCCAATCCGACTGTTCCGCGACGCTATTATATAGTCAGATTGGCTTTTTTCTGTATATAAAACAACCTGTTACGAGTATATGTCTGGAACACAATGCTCACATTGGCACGCTTTTTGCATTATATCTGAATTTCTAACGCCATAAAAGAGAAGAATCAGACATCAAAACATTGATGGTCGCGTTTCATTGGGAAAGGATGGCGCCACTGGGGTGATACCGGGGCGAGGACGCGAATCATCGCCGAAACAGTCAGGTGAGGTCCAAATAAGGGAGGTACAGTATGAAGCATTTTTTTGTATTTGTGGGCATTGCAAGTTGCTTGTGGTTATCACCGCCGGAGGCGCGTGCCGAGTCAGATAGGGAATTTTTGAATAAGACCATCAAGGAAACCCTGGTGGATCCGTCGAAAATTCATTCTGCCAAATACGGGAGGCGCACCATTACGTTGACACGCCTCTCGACCAGCCGGTATGAAATGCGCCTGGCACTGTGGACTCTGGGCACGCCGGTTCATCTTTTTGAATTCCGCATGCCGGGCTTGAGTAGCCTGATCTTTGAGGCGGACGATGGTTATGCCAATAGAGTCGAAATCGCCAACGTCGGCGATAGCAACGAGAATGACATATCATACTACGGCTATAGCAAGGTGTACGTCAGCCAGGACGTGTTGGACAAAATCGATTATGTAGATTTCAGCTTTTCGATCGCGATTCATGGCCTTTATCCATTGCCGGACGAGTTCTATTCGGAAGACGACGAGTACAAGCATATTAGTATTTCGCAAGCGTATATCCATATGAAGAACCCCGGGGCATTGTCTTCACCTAACAAATGGGGCTGGGACACGCCAGGCAGTCCTGAATGGGGAGAATTTCTGTCGAAGTATGAACATCCTTTGGAAGAAGGTAAATACAAGTTGCCGGAAGATCATTACATGGACGCAAAACAGGCTAAGGAGGCATTTCGTCGCATGCGCTGGCGTTACCACGAAGAAGAGGACTTATTCGTTAAAAATTGGTTCGATATTCATCATATGCGCGTGAATCCGGACCGCATCCTGGACCTCATCCGCAAACACAGTCCTGAAGCCTATGAGAAGATCATGGAAAAAGAATAAAAAAGAAAGGAGAGCCAAGATGTATCGACACTGTATTTGTGCAGGTGTAATAATTCTTATGAGCCTGCCCCTTTGGTCACAACAGGATACCGGGAACAGTGCGCCTTCACCTGGAGAGATTTTTCAAGATTGTGATGAATGTCCAAAGATGATTGTCGTGCCATCTGGAAGGTTCACGATGGGATCATCCAGGGGTGAGGCGCATCATGAAGATGATGAAGAACCG is a window from the Gemmatimonadota bacterium genome containing:
- a CDS encoding sigma 54-interacting transcriptional regulator, which produces MTKPLDRTGTWQTYSLDSGLAGMRIEHIAQDSEGCLWFATWDNGASRFDGDEFRNFTERDGLCSDRTFFVQKDSRDRLWFGTSKGVCWYDEANFHHLKDDGIAGRSVQCIYEDSEGRIWFGGKSTLGYYDGTAFHDMIPLYLQRYEQPPSPKVSFCWGITQDMEGHLWFGFDYLIRFDGQSFYRYDEKEGFPKDAVAYVLDRDHTGKVWIGRFENRDELWCYADGNFQSVQVDLGGWLRKIQCDREGRIWFCTSEGVLYQDGNRFSRFPLVDGLHPAVKAVFQDGEDQFWFATWSGVGLYDAHSISVFDPDKVFPKDIEPCEISQLVQDSRGDIWIGYSSPILASLGKRVARFDGKDFAFLGPEQDFAIDNCLSIYEDHEGYLWFGGGTGLFRYDGQKIEKTEIATGLGEKSISTITQDAQGQFLFGHWESGTPINREDFLISPLKLIYQQGEQFQTIFVEKEKKDAFSYISRIGTVIVGRTGEVWFHLAYHNFSDTDKGFARWHPKDGLKFYGLEDGLIDDRVTDLLEDHQGNLWIATQGGLACFDGSNFQAFTIEDGLPNNRIRCLFEDSRGRLWLGTDGGVVHYDGQHFQTIKSPHIGLVCKILEDRDGNFWFGTALGSIIRYRQRQTPPQICLLRVIADKVYENSKEVIVSTSGQQVIFEYKGMSFSTHPRDMLYVYCLKGHDSDWQPAARKMRAHYRNLPPGDYTFQVRAIDHDLNDSEVAQVRLSVEPDPRIEAFTDVINHRGSQKFIGHSAALRQFQINLEKIASTNITVLIMGETGVGKGLAARVLHALSANSEGPFIEVSCGALPEALIDSELFGHEKGAFTSAVSHRLGRVELAEGGTLFLDEIGDMALDTQVKLLRLLEEGTFERIGSSETLMAKTRIVAATNRDLKEMVHTGDFREDLYYRLNAFLMYLPPLRERKEDIPELADYFKDRLSAHIGKQIAPLAPEIIEVLQSYDWPGNVRELEHTIQRAVVLCPHSQIGVGDLGLYGSRIEDMGRTLSASQDRPIVPLNEFERRYILDVLKATKYQIKGPGGAATLLGVPPSTLYGKMKRLGIKNQKPK